A genome region from Natronobeatus ordinarius includes the following:
- a CDS encoding 50S ribosomal protein L37ae — MAKQGKRTVGSAGRFGARYGRVSRRRVSEIEADMHNAQVDGDDVKRVGTGIWRNEETGELFTGGAYRPETPAGATVRRSIRAALGEDE, encoded by the coding sequence ATGGCCAAGCAAGGAAAGCGAACGGTCGGGAGCGCTGGCCGCTTTGGCGCACGCTACGGCCGCGTCTCGCGACGACGCGTCTCGGAGATCGAAGCGGACATGCACAACGCCCAGGTCGACGGCGACGACGTCAAACGCGTCGGCACCGGTATCTGGCGCAACGAGGAGACGGGCGAACTCTTCACCGGCGGCGCCTACCGCCCCGAGACGCCCGCGGGCGCGACCGTGCGCCGCTCGATCCGCGCCGCTCTCGGCGAAGACGAGTAA
- a CDS encoding HD domain-containing protein, producing MTTIKDSVHDYIELEPTAEALLDTAPMQRLRYVRQLSTVQFVYPSANHTRFEHSLGVYHLADEAVERLPIDDELARRLRAAALVHDVGHGPFGHQTEAAIERHLGRHHDEIGWLLEETDLGAVLEDHGLDPEAVAATVDGRGPLGELVAGSLDVDRMDYLVRDAHHTGVPYGTIDHARLLYSLEIVDGELALEAGNVATAESALIARTLMNATVYRHHVSRIAGSMLDRASERLLADGVVDPERFARLTDAELLATLTEYERTAELATRIRERTLYKRALWVRREDVPTRFRGLDYDRTRTLEREIAELADVSPETVILDSPGDPSAPESRARVVVDGELQRLEDRSSLVAGLDACAREIWRLGVYAPEDVLEPVREAAATVLEVDG from the coding sequence ATGACGACGATCAAGGACAGCGTCCACGACTACATCGAACTCGAGCCCACCGCGGAGGCGCTTTTGGACACCGCGCCGATGCAACGGCTCCGGTACGTCCGCCAGCTGAGTACGGTCCAGTTCGTCTACCCGTCTGCGAACCACACCCGGTTCGAGCACAGTCTGGGCGTCTATCACCTCGCCGACGAGGCCGTCGAGCGGTTGCCGATCGACGACGAGCTCGCGCGCCGGCTCCGGGCGGCCGCACTCGTCCACGACGTCGGTCACGGCCCGTTCGGCCACCAGACCGAGGCGGCCATCGAACGCCACCTCGGTCGCCACCACGACGAGATCGGCTGGCTGCTCGAGGAGACCGACCTCGGGGCCGTCCTCGAAGACCACGGTCTCGACCCCGAGGCCGTCGCGGCGACGGTCGACGGCCGCGGGCCCCTGGGCGAACTCGTCGCCGGCTCGCTCGACGTCGACCGGATGGACTACCTCGTGCGGGACGCCCACCACACCGGCGTCCCGTACGGCACGATCGACCACGCGCGGCTGCTGTACTCCCTCGAGATCGTCGACGGCGAACTCGCGCTCGAGGCCGGCAACGTGGCGACGGCCGAGAGCGCCCTGATCGCCCGGACGCTGATGAACGCGACGGTCTACCGCCACCACGTCTCCCGGATCGCAGGGTCGATGCTCGACAGGGCGAGCGAACGGCTGCTCGCCGACGGCGTCGTCGACCCCGAACGGTTCGCGCGCCTGACCGACGCCGAACTGCTGGCGACGCTGACCGAGTACGAGCGGACGGCGGAACTGGCGACCCGGATCCGGGAGCGGACCCTGTACAAACGGGCGCTGTGGGTGCGACGGGAGGACGTCCCCACGCGTTTCAGGGGACTCGACTACGACCGCACGCGGACACTCGAGCGCGAGATCGCCGAGCTCGCTGACGTTTCACCCGAAACCGTGATCCTCGACAGTCCGGGCGATCCCAGCGCCCCCGAATCACGGGCCAGAGTGGTCGTCGACGGGGAACTGCAGCGACTCGAAGACCGATCCTCGCTCGTCGCGGGGCTCGACGCCTGCGCCCGCGAGATCTGGCGCCTCGGTGTCTACGCGCCCGAAGACGTCCTCGAGCCGGTTCGCGAGGCGGCGGCGACGGTGCTCGAGGTCGACGGATAG
- a CDS encoding deoxyribonuclease IV produces MKVGAHVSISGSRVSSDTETPPYDDIRNAVHRQVAFGGNCGQIFTTSPQVWATRDIETEEAEGFREESDEYLEGPWVIHSAYLVNLCTPKDDLREKSLASLQAELDAADRLGIPYVNTHLGAHTGAGVDGGLDNAASAIDELDVPEGVRLLIESDAGSGTKLGGEFSELAGIIDRTETDIGICIDTAHTLVAGNDLTTPEAVDETVSRFDDEVGLEYLEYIHLNDSKHDVGTHKDEHAHIGEGYIGEDGMRAIVNHPDLRALPFALETPTEDGRGFAWNIQKVKELREE; encoded by the coding sequence ATGAAAGTCGGCGCACACGTTTCGATCTCCGGCTCGCGGGTCTCCTCCGACACGGAGACGCCGCCGTACGACGACATCCGCAACGCCGTTCACCGCCAGGTGGCCTTCGGCGGCAACTGCGGACAGATCTTCACCACCTCGCCGCAGGTCTGGGCGACCCGCGACATCGAGACCGAGGAAGCCGAGGGCTTCCGCGAGGAGTCTGACGAATACCTCGAGGGACCGTGGGTGATCCACTCGGCCTACCTGGTCAACCTCTGTACGCCGAAAGACGACCTCCGGGAGAAGTCACTCGCCTCGCTGCAGGCCGAACTCGACGCCGCCGACCGGCTCGGGATTCCGTACGTCAACACCCACCTCGGCGCGCACACCGGCGCGGGCGTCGACGGCGGCCTCGACAACGCCGCGAGCGCGATCGACGAACTCGACGTCCCCGAGGGTGTGCGGCTGCTCATCGAGTCCGACGCCGGCAGCGGGACCAAACTCGGCGGGGAGTTCTCGGAACTCGCGGGAATTATCGACCGGACCGAGACCGACATCGGCATCTGCATCGACACCGCCCACACGCTCGTCGCGGGCAACGACCTCACCACGCCCGAGGCCGTCGACGAGACGGTTTCCCGGTTCGACGACGAAGTCGGCCTCGAGTACCTCGAGTACATCCACTTAAACGACTCGAAACACGACGTCGGCACCCACAAGGACGAACACGCCCACATCGGCGAGGGCTACATCGGCGAGGATGGGATGCGCGCGATCGTCAACCACCCCGACCTGCGCGCGCTACCGTTCGCCCTCGAGACGCCCACCGAGGACGGGCGCGGCTTCGCGTGGAACATCCAGAAAGTGAAGGAGCTCCGCGAGGAGTAG
- a CDS encoding sensor histidine kinase, protein MTSFRTLLRLSPANISAAYFVFGIVWIPSTDLLLVRLFGPEHAPTLVGVFKGWIFIGLSTILIYSVSRLHRQQMESIQETLETANQQLQVLHRVFRHNIRNDLNVIHGYAEIASERTTERTAQLHLETVSQTAERIIDISEKLKVIEKVDPTRSTDGTVDLVPIVEDELERIRSTFPEVSITADLPEQAWIEADDSIRYAIQEVLENAVEHNDDAPGLSVSVDRTNGNVRLQVTDDGPGIPPDELQSLQTGEETALVHASSVGLWLVTWMCRLHDGYVQFETESASGTTVSFHFQTGSQAALMETQSHVTKRLDSIAN, encoded by the coding sequence ATGACTTCCTTCAGAACACTTCTCAGGCTCTCACCGGCGAATATCTCGGCTGCGTACTTCGTCTTCGGCATCGTGTGGATTCCGAGCACCGACTTGCTGCTGGTTCGCCTGTTCGGCCCAGAACACGCACCGACGCTCGTGGGGGTGTTCAAAGGGTGGATCTTCATCGGACTGTCGACGATACTGATCTACAGCGTCTCACGTCTCCACCGCCAGCAGATGGAGTCCATCCAGGAGACGCTAGAGACGGCGAATCAGCAACTGCAGGTGTTACACCGCGTCTTCCGCCACAACATTCGAAACGACCTCAACGTGATCCACGGCTACGCCGAGATCGCCTCGGAACGGACGACAGAGCGGACGGCACAGCTGCACTTAGAAACCGTCAGCCAGACCGCCGAACGAATCATCGACATCAGCGAGAAACTGAAGGTGATCGAGAAAGTCGACCCGACTCGATCGACCGACGGCACCGTCGACCTCGTTCCCATCGTCGAGGACGAACTGGAACGCATCCGGTCGACGTTTCCCGAGGTGTCGATTACGGCCGACCTGCCGGAGCAGGCGTGGATCGAGGCGGACGATTCGATCCGGTACGCGATCCAGGAAGTACTCGAGAACGCAGTCGAGCACAACGACGACGCGCCCGGCCTGTCGGTCTCCGTCGATCGAACGAACGGGAACGTCCGGCTGCAGGTGACAGACGACGGGCCGGGTATTCCACCCGACGAACTCCAGTCACTCCAGACGGGCGAGGAGACGGCACTCGTCCACGCGAGCAGCGTCGGCCTCTGGCTCGTCACGTGGATGTGCCGTCTTCACGATGGCTACGTCCAGTTCGAGACCGAATCCGCCAGCGGAACCACCGTTTCGTTTCACTTCCAAACGGGCTCACAGGCCGCCCTGATGGAGACGCAATCGCACGTGACGAAACGGCTCGATTCCATCGCGAACTAG
- a CDS encoding AAA family ATPase — MNRPTLIVYCGLPGVGKSAASAYTAEQLSTERYRSDQVRKRLFPDPEYTDEETVATYEELLACARSELEAGADVVLDATFRSKRFRDRAAALASEVDAAVVYVHVTCDVDVVRERLENRTETISDAEFEQHLQLKRAFEPIERDHVVIDNSGSLEETYRQIDREVL, encoded by the coding sequence GTGAATCGCCCAACGCTGATCGTCTACTGTGGGCTGCCAGGCGTGGGGAAGTCCGCCGCGTCCGCCTACACCGCAGAACAGTTGTCCACCGAACGGTACCGCAGCGACCAGGTGCGCAAACGGCTGTTCCCCGACCCGGAGTACACCGACGAAGAGACCGTCGCGACCTACGAGGAGCTACTCGCCTGTGCGCGATCCGAACTCGAGGCCGGCGCGGACGTCGTCCTCGACGCGACGTTCCGCTCGAAACGGTTTCGCGACCGAGCGGCCGCGCTCGCGAGTGAGGTCGACGCCGCCGTGGTGTACGTCCACGTGACCTGTGACGTCGACGTCGTCCGGGAACGCCTCGAGAACCGCACCGAGACCATCAGTGACGCCGAATTCGAACAACACCTGCAGCTCAAACGAGCGTTCGAGCCGATCGAACGCGACCACGTCGTGATCGACAACTCCGGCTCGCTCGAGGAGACCTACCGCCAGATCGATCGCGAAGTCCTGTGA
- a CDS encoding phosphonate ABC transporter ATP-binding protein, with translation MSKIVVDNLRKTYGDTVALDNVSFDVPAGEFVIILGVSGSGKSTLLRCMAALTEPTDGQVLIDGEPMTRTRPEVAMIFQQHNIIGDMTAYSNALSGGINRSGFVESVFQLQDDAEKQRALEALDTVGLLEEAEQKARRMSGGQQQRVGIARALTQLPEVLLADEPVASLDPGSAQDVMGYLQRAANEQDLTTFTSLHQVNIARKYGQRFIGLHDGQKVFDGYREDLTIDVIDEIYGEIDTDGMFVTDGNEPQEPTHERSDSGTGATL, from the coding sequence ATGAGTAAAATTGTCGTCGACAATCTCAGGAAAACCTACGGCGATACTGTCGCCCTCGATAACGTCTCGTTCGACGTCCCGGCAGGGGAGTTCGTCATTATTCTCGGCGTCTCCGGCTCGGGGAAATCGACGCTCTTGCGGTGTATGGCCGCCCTCACCGAACCGACAGATGGGCAGGTGTTGATCGATGGTGAACCGATGACGAGGACGCGGCCGGAAGTGGCGATGATATTTCAGCAACACAACATCATCGGCGACATGACGGCCTACTCGAACGCGCTTTCCGGCGGGATCAACCGGAGTGGCTTCGTCGAGAGCGTGTTCCAGCTCCAGGACGACGCCGAAAAGCAGCGTGCACTCGAGGCGCTCGACACGGTCGGCTTACTGGAGGAAGCCGAGCAGAAAGCCCGACGGATGAGCGGTGGGCAACAACAGCGCGTCGGGATCGCCCGTGCGCTCACCCAGCTGCCGGAGGTGCTGTTGGCCGACGAACCGGTCGCGAGCCTCGATCCGGGCAGTGCACAGGACGTGATGGGATACCTCCAGCGGGCAGCGAACGAGCAGGACCTGACGACGTTTACGAGTCTGCATCAGGTCAACATCGCTCGAAAGTACGGCCAGCGGTTCATCGGCCTCCACGACGGCCAGAAGGTCTTCGACGGCTATCGTGAGGACCTCACTATCGACGTGATCGACGAAATCTACGGCGAGATCGACACTGACGGGATGTTCGTCACAGATGGAAACGAACCGCAGGAACCGACACACGAGCGTTCCGATAGCGGAACGGGGGCGACACTGTGA
- a CDS encoding lipoate--protein ligase family protein: MTDLGDREWRLIRDEPRDGAIQMALEEVAGETALEDGVRTVRVYDWEPSTLSLGYRQAADSVDWDFCDREGIDVTRRQTGGGGIYHDRYADISYTIVAPAAEVPGDLMDCYALFCEPILEAFSRMGVDARFADEKQPSIHQPSCYLRDIHPAHDVVVPADDDSTRKLSGNAQYRQRDVVIQHGSLSYDREPERHLGVFADHGLGTDTFTDRVTSIRDESGLDRADAVEHVGDALADWCGAESGTWREDELEAARDLAARKYGTDAWVRDREVLDEASNR, translated from the coding sequence ATGACCGACCTCGGAGACCGCGAGTGGCGGCTGATTCGTGACGAGCCACGCGACGGAGCGATCCAGATGGCACTCGAGGAAGTCGCCGGGGAAACGGCACTCGAAGACGGCGTGCGAACGGTCCGGGTCTACGACTGGGAGCCGAGCACGCTCTCGCTGGGCTACCGTCAGGCGGCCGACTCCGTCGACTGGGACTTCTGCGATCGCGAAGGGATCGACGTCACCCGCCGACAGACCGGCGGCGGCGGGATCTACCACGATCGGTACGCCGACATCTCCTACACGATCGTCGCGCCCGCCGCGGAGGTCCCTGGCGACCTGATGGACTGTTACGCGCTGTTCTGCGAGCCGATCCTCGAGGCCTTCTCCCGAATGGGCGTCGACGCCCGCTTCGCCGACGAGAAACAGCCGTCGATCCACCAGCCCTCGTGTTACCTTCGGGATATCCACCCGGCCCACGACGTCGTGGTGCCGGCCGACGACGACTCGACGCGCAAGCTCAGCGGCAACGCCCAGTATCGCCAGCGCGACGTCGTCATCCAGCACGGCTCGCTCAGCTACGACCGCGAGCCAGAACGTCACCTCGGCGTCTTCGCCGACCACGGCCTCGGGACCGACACGTTCACTGACCGGGTGACGAGCATCCGTGACGAGTCGGGGCTCGACCGCGCCGACGCCGTCGAGCACGTCGGCGACGCGCTGGCCGACTGGTGCGGTGCCGAATCAGGGACCTGGCGCGAGGACGAACTCGAGGCCGCCCGCGACCTCGCAGCGCGCAAGTACGGGACCGACGCGTGGGTTCGGGATCGAGAGGTGCTCGACGAGGCCTCGAACCGATGA
- a CDS encoding CBS domain-containing protein, with protein MESELSVRDVLTKAYVAASESDTVLDAVQLMRAERVGCVLVVRGSDVVGIVTEWDVLGLVENGLDADETTLEELMSAPALTIDADRSLGDAANTMTRENVRNLVVEDDDGLLGVITQRDVIAAAGSFGAVAAASADEPAVGTHSSPETDAELLPNGGDEYTTQSVCEACGSLADSLWESNGQLLCSDCRAV; from the coding sequence ATGGAATCGGAACTGTCGGTCAGGGACGTCTTGACGAAAGCGTACGTGGCAGCGAGCGAGTCCGACACGGTCCTCGACGCCGTTCAACTGATGCGTGCAGAACGCGTCGGCTGCGTGCTGGTCGTTCGCGGCTCGGACGTCGTCGGGATCGTCACCGAGTGGGACGTCCTCGGACTCGTCGAGAACGGGCTGGACGCCGACGAAACGACCCTCGAGGAACTCATGTCCGCACCCGCCCTGACGATCGACGCCGATCGGTCGCTCGGAGACGCCGCCAACACGATGACGCGAGAGAACGTCCGCAACCTGGTCGTCGAGGACGACGACGGCCTCCTGGGCGTGATCACCCAGCGTGACGTGATCGCCGCCGCCGGCTCGTTCGGAGCGGTGGCCGCGGCGTCGGCCGATGAGCCGGCGGTCGGGACGCACTCGAGTCCCGAAACTGACGCCGAACTGCTCCCCAACGGCGGCGACGAGTACACGACCCAGAGCGTCTGTGAGGCCTGTGGCTCGCTCGCCGACTCGCTCTGGGAGTCGAACGGACAGCTCCTCTGCTCGGACTGCCGAGCCGTCTGA
- a CDS encoding GTP cyclohydrolase III, with product MTNTQVTLVQIDNYGPWTVTPQPRREADLQTLQSRLYADISQFVGNRDGYTFFTRFDNIIAVTNGLDMADHALLQESVGNRYPVTLSLGVATGTTPVQALSDATALVQDAGSAQDKHRREVLDGRVVEAPHRTDEDVTIAHFDVVNATGTYTDELNAFDTFIEIEQGYAALMKYMRQAHDSLSFFVGGDNVIAVCPDLGRAAYEDAIAHVEETVDVKLQVGAGHGETAHVAGMAAKHALETCRADGSRVELA from the coding sequence GTGACGAACACGCAGGTTACGCTCGTTCAGATCGACAACTACGGCCCGTGGACGGTAACGCCCCAGCCACGACGCGAGGCCGACCTCCAGACACTCCAGTCGCGGCTGTACGCCGACATCTCTCAGTTCGTCGGTAACCGCGACGGCTACACCTTCTTCACCCGATTCGACAACATCATCGCCGTGACCAACGGCCTCGACATGGCGGACCACGCGCTGCTCCAGGAGTCAGTCGGCAACCGCTACCCCGTGACGCTCAGCCTCGGCGTCGCGACCGGGACGACCCCCGTCCAGGCGCTTTCCGACGCCACCGCGCTCGTACAGGACGCCGGCAGCGCACAGGACAAACACCGACGGGAAGTCCTCGATGGCCGCGTCGTCGAGGCTCCCCACCGCACCGACGAGGACGTCACGATCGCTCACTTCGACGTCGTCAACGCGACCGGGACGTACACCGACGAACTCAACGCCTTCGATACGTTCATCGAGATCGAACAGGGCTACGCCGCACTCATGAAGTACATGCGCCAGGCCCACGACAGCCTCTCGTTTTTCGTCGGCGGCGACAACGTCATCGCCGTCTGTCCTGACCTCGGTCGCGCGGCGTACGAGGACGCCATCGCCCACGTCGAGGAGACGGTCGACGTAAAACTCCAGGTGGGCGCTGGACACGGCGAGACCGCCCACGTCGCCGGAATGGCCGCCAAGCACGCGCTCGAGACCTGCCGCGCGGACGGCTCGCGAGTAGAGCTCGCATAG
- a CDS encoding DUF5785 family protein has product MDWPHDPDGEEGSEGKRKYDMAIIAKKVDEEEDFPLSRDEFVAEYGDDPIRVNHQKVVALSDIFAYVEEAEFETIVDMHKAVGAAMREGEFWDYHPVGPDPEKKPA; this is encoded by the coding sequence ATGGACTGGCCACACGATCCCGACGGCGAGGAGGGGAGCGAGGGCAAGCGCAAGTACGATATGGCGATCATCGCCAAGAAGGTCGACGAGGAAGAGGACTTCCCGCTTTCCCGGGACGAGTTCGTCGCCGAGTACGGCGACGACCCGATTCGGGTCAATCACCAGAAGGTCGTCGCGCTGAGCGATATCTTCGCCTACGTCGAGGAAGCGGAGTTCGAGACGATCGTCGACATGCACAAAGCGGTCGGCGCGGCGATGCGCGAGGGTGAGTTCTGGGACTACCACCCGGTCGGACCGGACCCCGAGAAGAAGCCGGCGTGA
- a CDS encoding KEOPS complex subunit Pcc1 — MFFHDATLEFVYDDETTARVVADSVAREVGEIDDERSRTTIERDGKTVTLAIDARDVTALRAALNTWVTLLDVAEGSESLGREYAGS; from the coding sequence GTGTTTTTCCACGACGCGACGCTCGAGTTCGTCTACGACGACGAGACGACCGCGCGCGTCGTCGCCGACAGCGTTGCGAGAGAGGTCGGCGAGATCGACGACGAGCGCTCGCGGACGACGATCGAGCGGGACGGCAAGACGGTGACGCTCGCGATCGACGCGCGGGACGTGACCGCCCTCCGGGCGGCGCTCAACACCTGGGTTACGTTGCTCGACGTCGCCGAGGGAAGCGAGTCGCTCGGGCGGGAGTACGCCGGATCCTGA
- the phnE gene encoding phosphonate ABC transporter, permease protein PhnE gives MSDSRDERQTDTERIADGGVDDARRLESASASVNEQFENIRRTRRRRAVGWVALVAGLAFVTLQGLAATEFFSERTRFTWNHFSDRMDDYFPTTDQYGVPFLDVGTYWEFIVNNDLVYDPEVGELLFQFPPYLGDVYAFFFEELGMFTIFGEAGTTLAMGLVGTILGFPLALLFSILGSERVTPFPINFVFRAVMSFIRAIPAIIWALIFVALVGLGAAAATLAIALNTIGNLGRLFVEDLEELEEGPIEAMQTTGAGKSQIVFFGMLSQVRTSFIAWTLYIFEINVRSAVTVGVIGAGGLGAVVAAQENLRQFSNMMATLFVIFVLIFLVELFSQRLRARLRSDEEKRSIRELVLGFPKRMAESFVR, from the coding sequence GTGAGCGATTCACGCGACGAACGCCAGACTGACACGGAACGGATCGCCGACGGCGGCGTCGACGACGCTCGACGGCTCGAGTCCGCGAGCGCGAGCGTAAACGAACAGTTCGAGAACATCCGTCGAACCCGTCGCCGCCGGGCGGTCGGCTGGGTCGCACTCGTCGCCGGGCTGGCGTTCGTCACCCTGCAGGGGCTCGCTGCGACGGAGTTTTTCAGCGAGCGGACGCGGTTCACCTGGAATCACTTCTCCGACAGGATGGATGATTACTTCCCGACGACGGACCAGTACGGGGTCCCGTTCCTCGACGTCGGCACCTACTGGGAGTTCATCGTGAACAACGACCTGGTGTACGATCCCGAAGTCGGCGAGCTGCTCTTCCAGTTCCCGCCGTACCTCGGCGACGTCTACGCGTTTTTCTTCGAGGAACTCGGGATGTTCACGATCTTCGGCGAAGCCGGGACGACCCTCGCGATGGGGCTGGTCGGGACCATCCTGGGCTTCCCGCTCGCGTTGCTGTTCAGCATCCTCGGCTCCGAACGGGTGACGCCGTTCCCGATCAACTTCGTCTTCCGGGCGGTCATGTCGTTCATCCGGGCGATTCCGGCGATCATCTGGGCGCTCATCTTCGTCGCGCTGGTGGGCCTCGGTGCGGCCGCAGCCACGCTCGCGATCGCGTTGAACACGATCGGAAACCTCGGCCGACTGTTCGTCGAAGATCTCGAGGAACTCGAGGAGGGGCCGATCGAAGCCATGCAGACGACCGGCGCGGGCAAGTCCCAGATCGTCTTCTTCGGGATGTTGAGCCAGGTGCGGACCTCGTTCATCGCCTGGACGCTCTACATCTTCGAGATCAACGTCCGGTCGGCCGTGACCGTCGGCGTCATCGGTGCCGGCGGGCTCGGGGCGGTCGTCGCCGCCCAGGAGAACCTCCGGCAGTTCAGCAACATGATGGCGACGCTGTTCGTCATCTTCGTGCTCATCTTCCTCGTCGAACTGTTCAGTCAGCGGCTGCGTGCCCGGCTCCGGTCGGACGAGGAAAAACGGAGCATCCGCGAACTCGTCCTCGGGTTCCCAAAGCGGATGGCAGAGTCGTTCGTCCGGTAA
- a CDS encoding phosphate/phosphite/phosphonate ABC transporter substrate-binding protein: protein MNPAEDTIDIEIQYQPLFSLIEDEFDVEIEGVPTQSYSGTMEQLDRASEGDRVFADTSPGAVPQLGPEEIDVVGMREAFGAERYFGTLVTTADSGITEVSELEGEVIATADIGSVSGGMAPLWMLKEHGLDIGNAAQGGGAEDFEWRSGVAHDRAIEELINDDTIAAAGAGEFASVPHVPYEQIEAEFPDLYEISPEVDRAGSREPELRLLETSPPIPRAPIVVNAAWEEDLRYDIEEFMRDADSSDFEHDAFDLADALNLDLPDDMLEEYNEGTLDTDDYDLDESQEADWQEFDDHTLWFSGVAAADHEDYDPVRQFAEDLGIAFDEI from the coding sequence ATGAATCCGGCAGAGGACACGATCGACATCGAGATCCAGTACCAGCCGCTGTTCTCGCTGATCGAAGACGAGTTCGACGTCGAAATCGAGGGGGTCCCGACGCAGAGTTACTCCGGGACGATGGAACAGCTCGACCGTGCCAGCGAGGGGGACAGGGTCTTCGCCGACACGTCGCCGGGTGCGGTCCCACAGCTCGGCCCCGAGGAGATCGACGTCGTCGGGATGCGGGAAGCGTTCGGTGCGGAACGCTACTTCGGGACGCTCGTGACGACGGCCGACAGCGGGATCACCGAGGTCTCGGAGCTCGAAGGCGAAGTGATCGCCACGGCCGACATTGGGTCGGTCTCGGGCGGGATGGCCCCGCTGTGGATGCTCAAGGAGCACGGACTCGACATCGGCAACGCAGCCCAGGGCGGGGGTGCCGAAGACTTCGAATGGCGAAGCGGCGTCGCACACGACCGCGCCATCGAAGAGCTCATCAACGACGACACCATCGCGGCGGCGGGCGCCGGCGAGTTCGCGTCCGTCCCGCACGTCCCCTACGAGCAGATCGAAGCGGAGTTCCCGGACCTCTACGAGATCTCCCCGGAGGTCGACCGCGCCGGATCGCGCGAGCCAGAGCTGCGACTGCTGGAGACCTCGCCACCGATCCCGCGGGCGCCGATCGTCGTCAACGCCGCCTGGGAAGAGGATCTCCGGTACGACATCGAGGAGTTCATGCGTGACGCCGATTCGTCGGATTTCGAGCACGACGCGTTCGACCTGGCCGACGCGCTCAATCTCGATCTCCCCGACGACATGCTCGAGGAGTACAACGAGGGGACCCTCGACACCGACGACTACGATCTGGACGAGAGTCAGGAAGCAGACTGGCAGGAGTTCGACGACCACACGCTCTGGTTCAGCGGCGTTGCCGCGGCGGACCACGAAGACTACGACCCGGTTCGGCAGTTCGCCGAGGACCTCGGCATCGCTTTCGACGAGATCTAG
- a CDS encoding DNA-directed RNA polymerase subunit P, which translates to MSYKCSRCKRDVELDEYGGVRCPYCGHRVLLKERSRDVKEVDAN; encoded by the coding sequence ATGAGCTACAAGTGTTCCCGCTGTAAGCGCGACGTCGAACTGGACGAGTACGGCGGCGTCCGCTGTCCCTACTGCGGACACCGCGTGCTCCTGAAAGAGCGCAGCCGGGACGTAAAGGAAGTCGACGCCAACTAG
- the thiL gene encoding thiamine-phosphate kinase: MDERAALALLERELGPAGDDAAVVDGLVLTTDMLHETTDFPDGTTRYTAGWRAVGASLSDVAAMGAEATAAVAVYADTAFDAEELLAFVRGARDICERVGAAYVGGDLDEHREFTVVTTALGRTDDPVPRSGARPGDVLCVTGTLGRSAAALELFDRGALERANELFRFEPRVEAGLALAPHATAMMDSSDGLARSLHQLAEASDCGFAVDPSRVPIDETVRELADDETALELATTFGEDFELVCTLPPGSLEAAREGADVPLSVVGEVVEEGVTMDGEPLADEGYTHG, from the coding sequence ATGGACGAACGGGCCGCGCTGGCGCTCCTCGAGCGGGAACTCGGACCGGCCGGCGACGACGCCGCCGTCGTCGACGGGCTGGTGCTGACGACGGACATGCTCCACGAGACGACGGACTTTCCCGACGGCACGACCCGGTACACGGCGGGCTGGCGGGCCGTCGGCGCGTCGCTCTCGGACGTGGCGGCGATGGGTGCCGAGGCGACCGCCGCCGTCGCCGTCTACGCCGACACCGCGTTCGACGCCGAGGAGCTGCTCGCGTTCGTTCGCGGCGCGCGCGACATCTGTGAGCGCGTCGGCGCGGCCTACGTCGGCGGCGACCTCGACGAACACCGGGAGTTCACCGTCGTCACCACGGCGCTCGGACGGACCGACGATCCCGTCCCCCGGAGCGGTGCGCGGCCGGGTGACGTCCTCTGTGTCACCGGCACGCTCGGACGCAGCGCGGCCGCCCTCGAGCTGTTCGACCGCGGCGCACTCGAGCGCGCGAACGAGCTGTTTCGCTTCGAGCCGCGCGTCGAGGCCGGGCTCGCGCTCGCTCCGCACGCCACGGCGATGATGGACTCGAGCGACGGGCTCGCCCGCTCGCTGCACCAGCTGGCCGAGGCGTCCGACTGTGGCTTCGCCGTCGACCCGAGTCGGGTCCCGATCGACGAGACCGTTCGGGAACTCGCCGACGACGAGACGGCCCTCGAGCTCGCGACGACCTTCGGCGAGGACTTCGAACTCGTCTGTACGCTCCCGCCGGGGTCGCTCGAGGCGGCTCGCGAAGGGGCCGACGTTCCGCTCTCGGTCGTCGGCGAGGTCGTCGAGGAGGGCGTGACGATGGACGGCGAGCCGCTGGCCGACGAGGGGTACACCCACGGCTAG